The genomic DNA ATATTCCTGGCGCACTAATGCTTGCTAGTCAGAACGAACAGGACTTTCTGTGTCGTATTTTTGGTAAGTGTTTATCAGGAGATCCAATTGATGGAGAAGTTGGTGATCTAATTGGAGCAAAAGGACCTTTAGAATCAAAACTCTTTACCTACTTACGCTATGACGTTGAATTAACTCGTCAGGGACTGGATAAATTAGGTGGATTAGATGATATCAACGTAGAGAATGTTCAGCAAATGGATTCCATCAAATATATGACTGAGTTAGAACGTATCGGCAAAGCGATCGCTAAAAAAGTTCAACCAGAACATTTTGCAAATTTTGTTTAGTAACCTGATTTATGGGGATTTAATTCCCCTATTTTGAAAAGCTTTATTTTAAATTTATTTATGTCTATTACTATTGATGAGTAATTGATATCAAAAATTATTTGTAAATTTTTATCAGTATTGTTTTAATACACAGGGTTCACTATTTATGAGACAATTTTTTGATGCCTTTATATCCTACGGAAGACCTGACAGTAAAGAGTTTGCAACCAAACTCCAAGCTAGTTTGAATGAAAAAGGTTTCCGAATCTGGTTTGATTTTAATGATATTCCGCTGGGTGTTGATTTCCAGAATCAAATTGATGATGGGATCGAAAAAGCACATCATTTCTTATTTATTATTTCCCCTCATTCAGTTAATTCTGACTACTGTCTTAAAGAAATTGAATTAGCAGTTAAATATAATAAACGTATTATTCCGATATTGCACGTTGAGGAAATTAGTCGGGAACTATGGCAACAAAGAAATCCAAATGGTAGTGATGAACAATGGAAAGCAGAGAAAAGCGCAGGAAAACTTAGTTCTTTCCAGAATATGCACCCCACAATTAGAAAAATTAACTGGGTCAATTTTCGAGAGAGAATAGATAATTTTGAACTTTCTTTACAGGGATTAATTAACATACTTGAAAGTCATACTGATTATGTAGAACAGCATACCAAGTTTTTAGCCAAAGCATTGCAATGGGAGAGAAATCAACAGCAAACAAACTATTTATTAGTAGGGGAAGAAAAACAACAAGCTCAAGATTGGTTAAAAATACATTTTAAAGATGAACAACCGCCTTGTTTACCCACAGATTTGCATTGTGAATACATCACCGAAAGTATCAAGAATGGTAATAATTTGATGACTCAGGTGTTAATATCTTATGCGGATCAAGATAGGAAAATTATGGAAAAAATTCGCACCAGCTTGAGACGAGAAAGTATTACAGTGTGGACAAATCTTACAGATATCAATCCAGGAGAAGATTTTCACGATTCTATTCAACGCGGTATTTTGAAAACAGATAATCTAATTTATCTACTTTCTCCAGATGCACTCAACTCAAAATATTGTCAGCAAGAATTGGATTTAGCTATCTCATGGAATAAACGAATTATTCCCTTACTGGTGCGAAAAGAAGAGGAAATAGATTTACCATCATCGTTGCGGAATTTACAATATATTGACCTCACAGATAATCTCAAAGAAGATGATTATCTATCTGATGAAAGCCAACTCTTAAAGATTTTGCAAGAAGATGCAAATTATTACAACCAGCACAAAATTATTTTAACTCAAGCATTAAAGTGGGAACAACAGAATTATAATCCTAGTATTTTGCTGCGAGGAAACAACCTACAAAGTGCAAAAACTTGGTTAGAAGTGGGACAAAATAGAACTCAGCAACCACCTACAGAATTACAAAAAAAATTCATTAATGCCAGTCTACAACAACCTCCTTTAGACTCTCTGGATGTATTTATTTCCTATTCCCGTACTGATTCAGACTTAGCGAGAAAATTGAATGATGCTTTACAAAAACAAGGTAAAATGACCTGGTTTGATCAAGAAAGTATTGCACCAGGGAGTGACTTTGCTAAAGAGATTGAGGAAGGTATTAAAACTTGCGATAACTTCTTATTTATTCTTTCACCACGATCAATAAATTCGCCCTATTGTAAACAGGAGGTAGACTATGCTGCTTCCTTGAATAAACGTTTTGTAACTGTACTTTATAGGGAAATAAATACCAATAATTTGCATCCAGATTTGGGAAAAGTACAATGGATTGATTTTAGTGGTAAAGTAGAGGATTTTAACGCTAAATTTGAGAAGTTGATAATAACTTTAGATACTGATCGAGAATATGTACGTACTCATAGTAAGTGGTTGCAAAGGTCTCTGGAATGGGAAAAGAAGAATAAAAATGATGATTTATTATTACGGGGTAGTGAATTTTTAGCTGCTTATAAATGGTCATTCGCAGCTGAACAGGATCAGAAAAGTCCCGCTTTAACTACTTTGCAAAAAGAATATATAGACAGAAGTAAAAAAGTTAGGCATATTTCCTTAGTCTTCAAATTGTTGTCCACGTTCGCTGGTATATTCACCCTTGCAACTATTTGTCTGAGTATATATAGTCTTCTGATAACAAAAGATCAAGATTGGGTGAATAGTTTAACATTTAGTAGCGACGGTAAAACTATTACTTCTTCTGGTGATAACGACAAAGTTAACATCTGGAAATCAGAAGATGGTATAAAAGTGGCAAACTTGCAAGGTAATACTTTTGCATATAGTCCTGATGGTAAGACTATTGTTTCAGGTAGTGATGATGGTATTGTTAGACTCTGGGATCTAGAAGGTAAATTACTCAAAGAATTTGATCAAAAACATACCAAATCAGTTAAAGTCGTAGTTTTCAGTCCTGATGGTCAGAGGATTGTTTCTGGAAGTGATGACAACACAGCGATAATTTGGACTTTAGAAGGGGATTTACTGCATATTCTTGAGGGACATACAGATTCTGTAATTAAAATTGCATTTAAACCTGATGGTAAAACAATTGCTACTGCTAGTGATGATAAAACTATCAAATTATGGACTTCGGAAGGGAAGTTGATCCAAACCATCAACAGGCGTTAAGTCTATTTCAAAAAACCATATCTAAATTTTACCTTCCATCTGCTATTTACAAATCTGGTAAATCCTGATGCACACAATCTTACCTCTTCCCAAACCCCAAAGAATTAAGAGCATTTTTCTTCCCCAACATCCAATCTAAATGTTGAGGTAACAATGTTGCTAAATCATAATTCTTAACCACCGTTTTCCTCGCAGCATTACGAATAGACATCATATCTTTAGGCTTTTCCAAAGCTAAATTTACCTTCTCTGCAATTTGTTCAGGGTTAAAGAAATCTACCAAAATCCCATTTTTACCATCTTTAATTACTTCCAAAACCGGGGGAGTATTTGCCGCAATTAACAAACATCCTGCGGACATGGCTTCTAACATTGACCAAGATAAAACAAAGGGACGAGTTAAATAAATATGGGCAGATGATGCTTGTAAAACTTGTAAATATTCGTTGTAGGGTAATAAACCTGTAAAATGTAATCTGGATAAATCCAAATCTAATTTATCTAACATTAATTGTTTATAACTTTGACCTTCAGGAAGTTGTTTTCCATAAGCAACTCTATCTTCTCCTACAACTACCACATGACAATTTGGACGTAGTTGTTGAATTAAAGAAACTGCCTCCATAAATTGGGGAAAACCCCGGTAGGGTTCCATTCCTCTAGCTACATAGGTGACTAATTCAGAAACATGAGAAAGGTCAAGATTAATTCTAGGTAAAACTAATTTAGCTTCAGGATTAGGTTGAAAGAAATTAGTATCAACTCCATCATGACAAACAGAGATTTTACTATGAAATTCTGGGGGGAATTGTTGACGTTGCCAATGAGTAGGAGAAAGTCCGCGATCGCAATGATATAAATC from Okeanomitos corallinicola TIOX110 includes the following:
- a CDS encoding TIR domain-containing protein, whose amino-acid sequence is MRQFFDAFISYGRPDSKEFATKLQASLNEKGFRIWFDFNDIPLGVDFQNQIDDGIEKAHHFLFIISPHSVNSDYCLKEIELAVKYNKRIIPILHVEEISRELWQQRNPNGSDEQWKAEKSAGKLSSFQNMHPTIRKINWVNFRERIDNFELSLQGLINILESHTDYVEQHTKFLAKALQWERNQQQTNYLLVGEEKQQAQDWLKIHFKDEQPPCLPTDLHCEYITESIKNGNNLMTQVLISYADQDRKIMEKIRTSLRRESITVWTNLTDINPGEDFHDSIQRGILKTDNLIYLLSPDALNSKYCQQELDLAISWNKRIIPLLVRKEEEIDLPSSLRNLQYIDLTDNLKEDDYLSDESQLLKILQEDANYYNQHKIILTQALKWEQQNYNPSILLRGNNLQSAKTWLEVGQNRTQQPPTELQKKFINASLQQPPLDSLDVFISYSRTDSDLARKLNDALQKQGKMTWFDQESIAPGSDFAKEIEEGIKTCDNFLFILSPRSINSPYCKQEVDYAASLNKRFVTVLYREINTNNLHPDLGKVQWIDFSGKVEDFNAKFEKLIITLDTDREYVRTHSKWLQRSLEWEKKNKNDDLLLRGSEFLAAYKWSFAAEQDQKSPALTTLQKEYIDRSKKVRHISLVFKLLSTFAGIFTLATICLSIYSLLITKDQDWVNSLTFSSDGKTITSSGDNDKVNIWKSEDGIKVANLQGNTFAYSPDGKTIVSGSDDGIVRLWDLEGKLLKEFDQKHTKSVKVVVFSPDGQRIVSGSDDNTAIIWTLEGDLLHILEGHTDSVIKIAFKPDGKTIATASDDKTIKLWTSEGKLIQTINRR
- a CDS encoding glycosyltransferase family 4 protein, giving the protein MNTNTSNHPQRILFLHPNFPAQFRHLASVLGQDSSYQVVFATKRQEGTIPGVSKVIYEPSRTAAPQTHHYVRNLENAVLTGQAVYRVAEQLKSQGFVPDIVYGHSGWGPTLFMKEVFPKAELLCFFEWFYHARGSDADFDPNEPLNADDMCRIHIKNSPILLDLYHCDRGLSPTHWQRQQFPPEFHSKISVCHDGVDTNFFQPNPEAKLVLPRINLDLSHVSELVTYVARGMEPYRGFPQFMEAVSLIQQLRPNCHVVVVGEDRVAYGKQLPEGQSYKQLMLDKLDLDLSRLHFTGLLPYNEYLQVLQASSAHIYLTRPFVLSWSMLEAMSAGCLLIAANTPPVLEVIKDGKNGILVDFFNPEQIAEKVNLALEKPKDMMSIRNAARKTVVKNYDLATLLPQHLDWMLGKKNALNSLGFGKR